The Glycine soja cultivar W05 chromosome 8, ASM419377v2, whole genome shotgun sequence genome has a window encoding:
- the LOC114423452 gene encoding dihydroflavonol 4-reductase-like yields MCGVPDDLKKINHLVSLDGAKERLHLYKANLLEEGSFDSVFQGCHAVFHTASPFYHDVKDPQAELLDPALKGTLNVLKSCVNLPTLERVVLTSSVAAVAYNGKPRTPDVVVDETWFSDPDFCRESQMWYTLSKTLAEDAAWKFVKENSIDMVTINPAMVIGPLLQPVLNTSAASILNIINGAQTFPNASFGWVNVKDVANAHILAYENASANGRYCLVERVAHHSELVKILRDLYPTLQHPEKASLGAAVKLCLGDLLVMGSNPETASLHMQGCADDKPYVPIYQVSKEKAKSLGIEYTPLEVSLKETVESLKEKKFTNF; encoded by the exons ATGTGTGGTGTGCCAGATGATCTGAAAAAGATAAACCACTTGGTTAGCCTCGATGGTGCTAAGGAGAGGCTGCACCTCTACAAGGCGAATCTTCTCGAAGAAGGTTCCTTTGACTCTGTCTTTCAAGGTTGCCATGCTGTGTTTCACACTGCTTCTCCCTTTTATCACGATGTCAAGGACCCCCAG GCTGAATTGTTAGACCCAGCTTTGAAGGGGACTCTCAATGTTCTGAAATCGTGTGTGAACTTGCCAACGCTGGAACGTGTCGTTTTAACCTCTTCTGTTGCTGCAGTTGCGTACAACGGAAAGCCTCGTACTCCCGATGTAGTGGTTGATGAGACATGGTTTTCTGACCCGGATTTCTGTAGGGAATCACAG ATGTGGTATACACTTTCAAAGACTTTGGCCGAAGATGCTGCCTGGAAATTCGTAAAAGAGAACAGCATTGACATGGTTACTATTAACCCAGCAATGGTGATAGGACCTCTCTTGCAACCAGTCCTTAACACAAGTGCTGCTTcaattttaaacataattaatg GTGCACAAACATTTCCAAATGCATCTTTTGGTTGGGTCAATGTGAAAGATGTTGCAAATGCGCATATTCTAGCATATGAGAATGCTTCAGCTAATGGAAGATATTGCTTGGTTGAGAGAGTGGCACACCACTCGGAACTTGTGAAGATTTTACGTGATTTGTACCCGACATTGCAACATCCAGAGAA GGCGAGCcttggtgcagcggtaaagttgtgccttggtgacttgttggtcatgggttcgaatccggaaacagcctctttgcatatgcaagg GTGTGCAGATGATAAGCCATATGTGCCAATATATCAGGTTTCCAAAGAAAAAGCAAAGAGCTTGGGGATTGAATATACTCCTTTGGAAGTGAGCCTCAAGGAGACTGTGGAAAGCTtgaaagaaaagaagtttaccaacttttaa
- the LOC114423451 gene encoding zinc finger CCCH domain-containing protein 18-like, whose translation MWLDLVVAMGSEEERVLENQLELQLQEQRDSLSAIDQALLSDPTDPELLAVHEELVQAIKDAEEGLLHLKRARLLQEADSVLHNTNIFTEEKVDPLDPTYVEPEPLEDKCYSVGSKCRFRHKDGRWYNGQVVQLDNSVAKVSFLTPTSENMLMCKFFLQQRCRFGSNCRLSHGLDVQLSALKKYVPTIWKQSLVGSSIWAVSTANAGTWREAELKSWDEKAGVGQVVFRDDGSSVKLGAEEMALSEHAEMSDIESDSSLDQSDSSDYEEEEESQGIGFLESTNLQRGIQTETATFATWENHTRGIASKMMANMGYREGMGLGVTGQGMLDPIAVKVLPPKQSLDHALESHKREENKEKQGKKKQSRGGKRKREKKFAEANRAAKEEEESASDVFALINNHLAMHNEAFGGGLMKKQQSKGSEEGKKVDRRALVAYEEEVKDLKIRVEKLEHIVNANRKEKAVYEGAMRKLNETRKALADAEAVHASASNSVTSKEKEKRWLKF comes from the exons ATGTGGTTGGATTTGGTGGTGGCAATGGGTAGCGAAGAAGAGAGGGTTCTTGAGAACCAACTGGAACTTCAATTGCAAGAACAAAGGGATTCTCTCTCTGCTATCGATCAAGCTCTCCTCTCTGATCCAACCGACCCTGAACTTCTCGCG GTTCATGAGGAGCTTGTTCAGGCAATTAAGGATGCAGAAGAAGGACTTCTTCACCTAAAACGTGCACGATTGTTACAGGAAGCAGATTCAGTGCTGCATAACACTAATATTTTTACTGAAGAGAAAGTGGATCCCCTTGATCCCACTTATGTTGAACCAGAGCCATTGGAGGACAAGTGTTATTCTGTTGGATCTAAATGTAGATTCCGTCACAAAGATGGGCGTTGGTACAATGGTCAAGTGGTGCAGTTGGATAATTCAGTGGCAAAAGTTTCATTTCTTACTCCTACTTCTGAGAATATGTTG ATGTGCAAGTTCTTTTTACAACAACGATGTCGATTTGGTAGTAACTGTCGCCTATCACATG GACTTGATGTTCAATTGTCTGCTCTTAAGAAATATGTGCCTACAATCTGGAAGCAGTCTCTTGTGGGGTCAAGTATATGGGCAGTCTCAACTGCAAATGCAGGCACTTGGAGAGAAGCCGAGCTCAAGTCCTGGGACGAAAAGGCTGGAGTTGGACAAGTTGTTTTCCGAGACGACGGAAGTTCTGTGAAACTTGGGGCAGAAGAAATGGCACTGTCTGAGCATGCAGAAATGAGTGACATAGAGAGTGATTCCAGCTTAGATCAATCCGATTCCAGTGACtatgaggaggaggaggaatcgCAAGGCATAGGATTTCTGGAGAGTACCAATCTACAGAGAGGTATTCAAACTGAAACTGCGACATTTGCCACGTGGGAGAACCACACTAGAGGCATAGCTTCCAAAATGATGGCTAATATGGGGTACAGAGAAGGAATGGGTTTAGGTGTAACCGGTCAGGGAATGCTGGACCCTATAGCAGTGAAGGTGCTACCACCAAAGCAGTCCTTAGATCATGCACTCGAGTCTCATAAAAGGGAAGAGAACAAAGAGAAGCAAggcaagaagaaacagagccgAGGTGGCAAGAGAAAACGTGAGAAGAAATTTGCAGAAGCAAACCGTGCagcaaaagaggaagaagaatcgGCATCAGATGTCTTTGCATTAATAAACAATCACCTGGCAATGCACAATGAGGCTTTTGGCGGTGGATTGATGAAGAAGCAGCAAAGTAAAGGTTCTGAGGAAGGTAAGAAGGTGGATAGACGAGCATTGGTTGCTTATGAGGAAGAGGTGAAGGATTTGAAGATTAGGGTTGAAAAGCTCGAGCACATTGTCAATGCCAATAGAAAAGAGAAGGCTGTGTATGAGGGTGCTatgagaaaattaaatgaaaccCGCAAGGCTTTGGCAGATGCTGAAGCAGTTCATGCCTCTGCCTCAAATTCAGTAACaagcaaagaaaaagagaagagatgGCTCAAGTTTTAG
- the LOC114423453 gene encoding aspartyl protease family protein At5g10770-like gives MAIQMSSFVFVSLTILFCFSSLEKSFAFQTTKEDTESNNLHQYTHLVHLSSLLPSSSCSSSAKGPKRKASLEVVHKHGPCSQLNNHDGKAKSTTPHSEILNQDKERVKYINSRISKNLGQDSSVSELDSVTLPAKSGSLIGSGNYFVVVGLGTPKRDLSLIFDTGSDLTWTQCEPCARSCYKQQDAIFDPSKSTSYSNITCTSTLCTQLSTATGNEPGCSASTKACIYGIQYGDSSFSVGYFSRERLSVTATDIVDNFLFGCGQNNQGLFGGSAGLIGLGRHPISFVQQTAAVYRKIFSYCLPATSSSTGRLSFGTTTTSYVKYTPFSTISRGSSFYGLDITGISVGGAKLPVSSSTFSTGGAIIDSGTVITRLPPTAYTALRSAFRQGMSKYPSAGELSILDTCYDLSGYEVFSIPKIDFSFAGGVTVQLPPQGILYVASAKQVCLAFAANGDDSDVTIYGNVQQKTIEVVYDVGGGRIGFGAGGCK, from the exons atggccattcaaatgtcttcttttgtctttgtttctcttacaattttattttgcttCTCTTCCTTGGAGAAGAGTTTTGCCTTTCAAACAACAAAGGAGGACACAGAAAGCAACAATCTTCATCAATATACTCATCTTGTTCACCTCAGCTCACTCCTTCCTTCATCTTCCTGCAGCTCTTCTGCCAAAG GTCCCAAAAGAAAAGCATCATTAGAAGTGGTACACAAACATGGGCCATGCTCCCAACTGAATAATCATGATGGCAAAGCAAAGTCTACAACACCACACAGTGAGATTCTGAACCAAGACAAAGAAAGGGTTAAGTACATTAACTCAAGGATCTCAAAGAACTTGGGCCAAGATAGTAGTGTGAGTGAATTGGACTCAGTTACACTACCAGCCAAGTCTGGTAGCCTTATTGGGTCTGGGAATTACTTTGTGGTTGTTGGTCTTGGAACACCCAAGAGGGACTTGTCACTCATCTTTGACACTGGCAGTGATCTCACTTGGACTCAGTGTGAACCATGTGCTCGTTCTTGCTACAAGCAACAAGATGCTATCTTTGATCCATCAAAGTCTACATCATATTCCAATATTACATGCACATCTACGCTTTGCACCCAGCTCTCTACTGCTACag GGAATGAGCCGGGATGTTCAGCCTCCACAAAAGCATGCATATACGGCATCCAGTACGGTGACAGTTCGTTCTCCGTTGGCTACTTCAGCCGCGAGCGGCTCTCCGTGACCGCCACCGACATCGTCGACAACTTCCTCTTCGGTTGCGGCCAAAACAACCAGGGCCTCTTTGGTGGCTCCGCCGGCCTCATCGGCCTCGGCCGCCACCCCATCTCCTTCGTCCAACAAACCGCCGCCGTATATCGTAAAATCTTTTCCTACTGCCTCCCCGCCACCTCCAGCTCCACCGGCCGCCTCTCCTTCGGCACCACCACCACTTCCTACGTCAAGTACACCCCCTTCTCCACCATCTCCCGCGGCTCCTCCTTCTACGGCCTCGACATCACCGGCATCTCCGTGGGCGGCGCCAAACTCCCAGTCTCCTCCTCCACCTTCTCCACCGGCGGTGCAATCATCGACTCCGGCACCGTGATCACCCGCCTCCCCCCCACCGCCTACACCGCCCTCCGCTCCGCCTTCAGGCAAGGCATGTCCAAATACCCCTCCGCCGGGGAACTCTCCATACTCGACACGTGTTATGATCTCAGCGGCTACGAGGTCTTTTCTATTCCCAAGATAGATTTTTCCTTCGCCGGCGGCGTCACGGTGCAGCTTCCGCCGCAAGGGATACTCTACGTGGCCAGTGCCAAGCAAGTTTGCTTGGCTTTTGCTGCAAATGGTGACGATAGTGATGTTACTATATATGGGAACGTGCAGCAGAAAACAATAGAGGTTGTGTATGATGTTGGTGGTGGAAGAATTGGGTTTGGTGCTGGTGGCTGCAAGTGA
- the LOC114423454 gene encoding aspartyl protease family protein At5g10770-like — protein MHIQMSSFLLASFALLFCISSLEKSFAFQATKESNNLRQYHFVHLNSLFPSSSCSSSAKGPKRKASLEVVHKHGPCSQLNHNGKAKTTISPTDIMNLDNERVKYIQSRLSKNLGRENSVKELDSTTLPAKSGSLIGSANYFVVVGLGTPKRDLSLVFDTGSDLTWTQCEPCAGSCYKQQDAIFDPSKSSSYINITCTSSLCTQLTSAGIKSVCSSSTNACIYGIQYGDNSTSVGFLSQERLTITATDIVDDFLFGCGQDNEGLFSGSDGLIGLGRHPISFVQQTSSIYNKIFSYCLPSTSSSLGHLTFGASAATNANLKYTPLSTISGDNTFYGLDIVGISVGGTKLPAVSSSTFSAGGSIIDSGTVITRLAPTAYAALRSAFRQGMEKYPVANEDGLFDTCYDFSGYKEISVPKIDFEFAGGVTVELPLVGIFYVVSAQQVCLAFAANGNENDITIFGNVQQKTLEVVYDVEGGRIGFGAAECN, from the exons ATGCACATCCAAATGTCTTCTTTCCTCTTAGCATCGTTTGCACTTTTGTTTTGCATCTCCTCCTTGGAGAAGAGCTTTGCCTTTCAAGCAACAAAGGAAAGCAACAATCTTCGTCAATATCATTTTGTTCACCTCAACTCTCTATTTCCATCATCTTCTTGCAGCTCTTCTGCCAAAG GTCCTAAAAGGAAAGCATCATTAGAAGTGGTACACAAACATGGCCCATGCTCCCAACTAAATCATAATGGCAAAGCAAAGACTACAATATCACCCACTGATATTATGAACCTAGACAATGAAAGGGTAAAGTATATTCAGTCCAGGCTCTCTAAGAATTTGGGTCGAGAAAATAGTGTGAAGGAATTGGATTCAACTACCCTACCCGCCAAGTCTGGTAGCCTTATTGGGTCTGCaaactattttgttgttgttggtcttGGTACACCCAAGAGGGACTTGTCACTTGTTTTTGACACAGGTAGTGATCTTACATGGACTCAGTGTGAACCCTGTGCTGGTTCTTGCTACAAGCAGCAAGATGCAATCTTTGATCCATCAAAGTCTTCATCGTATATCAATATCACATGCACATCTTCCCTCTGCACTCAACTCACTTCTGCGG GAATTAAGTCAGTATGCTCCTCATCCACGAATGCATGCATATATGGTATCCAATACGGTGACAATTCCACCTCCGTCGGCTTCTTGAGTCAGGAGCGCCTTACCATCACCGCCACCGACATCGTCGACGACTTCCTCTTCGGCTGCGGCCAAGACAACGAGGGCCTCTTCAGTGGCTCCGACGGCCTCATCGGCCTCGGCCGCCACCCCATTTCCTTTGTCCAACAAACCTCCTCAATTTACAACAAAATTTTCTCCTACTGTCTCCCCTCCACCTCCAGCTCCCTTGGCCACCTCACCTTCGGCGCTTCCGCCGCCACCAATGCTAACCTCAAATACACTCCCTTGTCCACAATCTCCGGCGACAACACCTTCTACGGTCTCGACATCGTCGGCATCTCCGTTGGCGGCACCAAGCTCCCTGCTGTCTCCTCCTCCACCTTCTCCGCCGGTGGCTCCATCATCGACTCCGGCACCGTGATCACGCGGCTGGCCCCGACCGCGTACGCCGCGCTCCGGTCGGCATTTCGGCAGGGTATGGAGAAGTACCCCGTTGCCAACGAGGACGGCCTATTTGACACGTGTTATGATTTCAGTGGGTATAAGGAGATTTCAGTTCCGAAGATAGATTTTGAATTTGCCGGTGGCGTCACGGTGGAGTTGCCATTGGTGGGGATATTCTATGTGGTAAGTGCGCAACAAGTGTGTTTGGCTTTTGCTGCAAATGGGAATGAGAATGATATTACGATATTTGGGAATGTGCAACAAAAAACACTAGAGGTCGTGTATGATGTTGAGGGTGGGAGGATAGGGTTTGGTGCTGCTGAGTGCAACTGA